A single bacterium DNA region contains:
- a CDS encoding DUF4325 domain-containing protein, giving the protein MDIPALIIKRIKKSGSARISEIVKATGYSRQYINKYFQELRNEGEIKLLGRANKAFYVPAKGRLADRAQKNITRIHRILVNKGLSEDVVFNEIKQKSGVLFNIPKNVLDIINYAFTEMLNNAIEHSQSKKIEITIVRNKRNINFNVVDRGIGIYNNIMQKKRLRDSIEAIQDLLKGKETTAPQEHSGEGIFFTSKVADFFSIQSSKKKLIFENTIDDIFIKDIRYFKGTKIFFLINIDTEKQIGNIFREYTDDSFEFKKTKVTVKLYKKGLEYVSRSQARRILSGLDKFKTIYMDFKNIETVGQGFADEVFHVWKSHNPGISVLPLNANENVHFMINRAKKSVELSFLK; this is encoded by the coding sequence GTGGATATACCTGCATTAATAATCAAACGGATAAAAAAAAGCGGAAGCGCAAGAATATCGGAAATTGTAAAAGCCACCGGATATTCAAGGCAATACATTAACAAATATTTTCAGGAATTGAGAAATGAAGGTGAAATAAAACTGCTTGGAAGGGCAAATAAGGCTTTTTATGTTCCGGCAAAAGGCAGGCTGGCAGACCGGGCACAGAAAAACATTACCAGGATCCACCGCATTTTGGTTAACAAAGGTCTTTCGGAAGATGTGGTCTTTAATGAAATTAAACAAAAAAGCGGAGTTTTATTTAATATCCCGAAAAATGTTTTGGATATAATAAATTATGCTTTTACAGAGATGTTAAATAATGCTATTGAACATTCACAGTCAAAAAAAATAGAAATAACAATAGTGCGGAATAAAAGAAACATTAATTTTAACGTGGTTGACAGAGGAATAGGTATTTATAATAATATAATGCAAAAAAAGCGCCTTAGAGACTCCATTGAAGCCATACAGGATTTGCTTAAGGGAAAAGAAACTACCGCCCCGCAGGAACATAGCGGTGAAGGGATTTTTTTTACGTCAAAGGTTGCTGATTTTTTCAGCATACAAAGCTCAAAGAAAAAACTTATTTTTGAAAATACAATAGATGATATTTTTATTAAAGACATCAGGTATTTCAAGGGCACAAAAATATTTTTTTTAATAAATATTGATACGGAAAAACAGATTGGGAACATATTTAGAGAATACACTGATGATTCATTTGAGTTTAAAAAAACAAAAGTTACTGTAAAACTTTATAAAAAGGGTTTAGAATATGTATCACGGTCACAGGCGCGAAGAATCTTGAGCGGGCTGGATAAATTTAAAACAATTTACATGGATTTTAAAAATATTGAAACAGTTGGGCAGGGTTTTGCCGATGAAGTTTTTCACGTATGGAAATCGCATAATCCCGGGATTTCAGTTCTGCCGCTTAACGCCAATGAAAACGTACATTTTATGATTAACCGCGCAAAAAAATCAGTGGAGCTGTCTTTTCTAAAATAA
- a CDS encoding NifB/NifX family molybdenum-iron cluster-binding protein codes for MRICIPTETADGKSAKVYGHFGSTPYFTIYDSKQNNFEIIKNSNLHHLHGTCHPMGVLDNKSIDAVVCGGMGTRAVQKLNEGGIKAYRTTEGIVEEIIRNYKNGKLQEITVENSCIQHDCH; via the coding sequence ATGAGAATTTGTATTCCAACAGAAACAGCCGATGGAAAATCAGCAAAGGTGTATGGCCATTTTGGAAGCACGCCATATTTCACCATTTATGACAGCAAGCAAAATAATTTTGAGATAATCAAAAATTCTAATTTGCATCATCTTCATGGAACGTGTCATCCTATGGGAGTACTAGATAATAAAAGCATTGACGCGGTTGTATGCGGGGGTATGGGCACCAGGGCAGTGCAAAAACTTAATGAAGGCGGTATCAAGGCATATAGAACAACTGAAGGAATTGTTGAAGAAATAATCAGGAATTACAAAAATGGCAAACTGCAGGAAATAACCGTTGAAAATTCCTGTATCCAGCATGACTGTCATTAA
- a CDS encoding arsenite methyltransferase: MGNVNIKQIVRENYAKIVKNDSTCCVPKKSCCGNVNAAEHISKNIGYSTEELKSVPEGANLGLGCGNPTALASLKKGETVLDLGSGAGFDCFLAANKVGKNGKVIGIDMTPEMIEKAKENAGKGNIRNVEFKLGEIEALPVDNNSVDVIISNCVINLSPDKEKVFKEAFRVLKPGGRMMVSDIVLLEALPDFVKNSIEAYVGCLAGAINKNEYIDAVKKAGFDEVRIADENSFPVEFMANDPTAKAVMNNLKISFEKLCEIGKSIVSIKVSAFKNRGISTGRHLVDNYENMIYHKVV, encoded by the coding sequence ATGGGAAATGTAAACATAAAACAAATAGTGAGGGAAAATTACGCAAAGATTGTAAAAAATGACAGTACTTGTTGTGTCCCTAAAAAATCGTGTTGCGGAAATGTTAACGCGGCAGAACACATAAGCAAAAATATAGGTTATTCTACGGAAGAACTTAAGTCAGTTCCTGAAGGCGCCAACCTCGGGCTTGGCTGCGGCAATCCAACCGCGTTAGCGTCGCTAAAAAAAGGAGAGACAGTCCTCGATCTTGGTTCGGGCGCCGGTTTTGATTGTTTTTTGGCGGCAAATAAGGTTGGAAAAAACGGGAAAGTCATAGGTATTGACATGACCCCTGAAATGATTGAAAAGGCGAAAGAAAATGCCGGTAAAGGGAATATTCGAAATGTGGAATTTAAACTGGGAGAAATTGAGGCCCTGCCGGTGGATAATAATTCAGTTGATGTAATAATCTCAAACTGTGTAATCAATCTGTCCCCCGACAAGGAAAAGGTGTTTAAAGAGGCATTCCGGGTTTTAAAACCCGGTGGGAGAATGATGGTTTCGGATATTGTCCTGCTGGAAGCGCTCCCGGATTTCGTGAAAAATTCAATTGAGGCATATGTCGGATGCCTCGCGGGCGCGATAAATAAAAATGAATACATTGACGCAGTAAAAAAAGCGGGATTCGATGAAGTAAGAATAGCTGACGAAAATTCTTTTCCCGTGGAATTCATGGCAAATGACCCGACAGCAAAGGCGGTAATGAATAATTTGAAAATATCATTTGAAAAACTGTGTGAAATAGGGAAATCCATTGTCAGTATAAAGGTGTCAGCGTTTAAAAACAGGGGAATATCCACGGGTAGACATCTTGTTGACAACTATGAAAATATGATTTATCACAAAGTTGTATAA
- a CDS encoding Mrp/NBP35 family ATP-binding protein, whose product MIEQTEQEIQQEERLKANLAKIKNKFIVISGKGGVGKTTVSVNLAYGLAIEGYKVGVLDTDIHGPNVPKMMGIEKKRLIASESGIEPIKVLSNLKVISIALTTDDQDEPVIWRGPVKMGVINQFLSDVNWGELDYLIIDSPPGTGDEPLTVCQLIPDINGAIVVTTPQDVAILDSRKSVMFAKALKIPVIGIIENMSGFICPHCKEKTDLFKKGGGEKAAKDLNVPFLGSIPIEPEIVKLGDEGKPYIYFSSGSSIFTPLEKATNEESGKPSFSNGVRGQNSLTGFAGGNESETAKVIEEIVRKILENSINKNQH is encoded by the coding sequence ATGATAGAACAAACAGAGCAGGAAATACAACAGGAAGAACGGCTTAAAGCGAATCTGGCAAAGATAAAAAATAAGTTTATAGTTATCAGCGGAAAAGGCGGGGTTGGAAAGACCACAGTATCAGTTAATCTGGCATACGGACTGGCTATTGAGGGATATAAGGTTGGTGTTTTAGATACAGATATACATGGCCCAAATGTACCTAAAATGATGGGTATCGAAAAGAAAAGGCTGATAGCCTCGGAATCCGGAATAGAGCCAATAAAGGTTTTATCAAATTTGAAAGTAATAAGTATTGCTTTGACCACTGATGATCAGGATGAGCCTGTTATCTGGCGAGGCCCGGTCAAGATGGGCGTAATTAATCAATTTTTGTCTGATGTTAATTGGGGAGAGCTTGATTATTTAATTATTGATTCACCTCCCGGAACTGGAGATGAACCTTTAACTGTTTGCCAGCTTATTCCGGATATAAATGGGGCAATAGTTGTTACAACTCCCCAGGATGTTGCCATTTTAGATTCCAGAAAAAGTGTAATGTTTGCCAAGGCATTAAAAATTCCTGTGATAGGAATAATTGAAAATATGAGCGGATTTATATGCCCTCATTGTAAAGAAAAAACAGATTTGTTTAAAAAAGGCGGCGGCGAAAAAGCAGCCAAAGATTTAAATGTGCCGTTCTTAGGGAGCATTCCCATTGAACCAGAGATTGTAAAATTAGGGGATGAAGGCAAACCCTATATATATTTTTCTTCCGGAAGCAGCATATTTACCCCGTTAGAGAAAGCCACAAACGAAGAAAGTGGTAAACCTTCATTTTCTAACGGGGTTAGAGGACAAAATTCTCTAACGGGGTTTGCGGGAGGAAATGAAAGTGAAACAGCAAAAGTAATTGAAGAAATTGTTCGGAAAATTTTAGAAAATTCCATTAATAAAAACCAGCACTAA
- a CDS encoding MBL fold metallo-hydrolase, producing the protein MRIKLIAVGSTKWERFIRKWGVSFLIGEDVLFDTFGNPGIFLSNIQRINIDLSRIKHIVISHDDWDHISGLCHITDTRKNIKVYICPDFAQESKEKIRFSCVNVIEANSLLKIKDEIYTTGQIYGESEGKRKPVYEQSLIVKSSKGLTIVTGCAHPGIINILDNVKKQFNENIYLVLGGLHLKDKTIGEIQEVLSKLKHYRVQKVAPLHCTGKRAEQLLKNAYNDNYISLNAGEVLEL; encoded by the coding sequence ATGCGGATAAAACTTATCGCTGTTGGCTCAACTAAATGGGAGAGATTCATCCGAAAATGGGGAGTTTCTTTTCTGATAGGTGAAGACGTTTTATTTGATACCTTTGGAAATCCCGGTATTTTCTTGAGCAATATTCAAAGGATAAATATTGATTTATCGAGGATAAAACACATAGTTATCTCTCATGATGACTGGGATCATATTTCAGGTCTTTGCCATATAACAGATACCCGTAAAAATATAAAGGTATATATCTGCCCTGATTTTGCCCAGGAGAGTAAAGAAAAGATAAGGTTTTCTTGTGTAAACGTAATCGAGGCAAATAGTTTATTAAAAATCAAAGATGAAATTTATACAACTGGTCAAATCTATGGAGAATCAGAAGGCAAACGCAAACCGGTTTATGAACAATCACTAATAGTAAAATCTTCAAAAGGACTAACGATTGTTACCGGCTGTGCCCATCCGGGGATAATAAATATTTTGGATAATGTTAAAAAACAATTTAACGAAAATATCTATTTGGTTTTAGGTGGATTGCATTTGAAAGATAAAACAATAGGAGAAATTCAAGAAGTTTTATCTAAGTTGAAACATTATAGAGTTCAAAAGGTTGCACCTTTGCATTGCACAGGCAAAAGAGCAGAACAGCTATTAAAAAACGCATATAACGATAATTATATCTCTTTAAATGCAGGAGAGGTTTTGGAACTTTAA
- a CDS encoding class I SAM-dependent methyltransferase, which produces MSNIFDKHYKEYDAWYDKNKFAYLSELEAIKKVLPKRGKGLEIGVGTGRFASALGIKFGIDPSERMLETAKQRGINVRAAYGEKLPFENSTFNYVAIIITLCFVKNPQKVLKEAKRVLKKGGKIIIGIVDKDSFLGKFYESKKKESKFYKHANFYSVGQVLDWLKKLKFEHINIYQTIFKIPKRTIAIEPVKEGYGDGGFVVIAAQIMSKKE; this is translated from the coding sequence ATGAGCAATATATTTGACAAACATTATAAAGAATATGATGCCTGGTATGATAAAAATAAATTTGCCTATTTATCAGAGTTAGAAGCTATTAAAAAAGTTTTACCCAAAAGAGGTAAAGGTTTGGAAATTGGCGTAGGCACAGGAAGATTTGCCTCTGCTTTAGGGATTAAATTTGGAATCGACCCATCTGAAAGAATGCTTGAAACCGCTAAACAGAGAGGCATTAATGTAAGAGCAGCTTATGGAGAAAAATTGCCGTTTGAAAATTCGACCTTTAATTATGTCGCAATTATTATCACCTTATGCTTTGTCAAAAATCCTCAAAAAGTTTTAAAGGAGGCAAAAAGAGTTTTAAAAAAAGGCGGGAAGATCATTATAGGTATTGTTGATAAAGACAGTTTTCTTGGTAAATTTTATGAATCAAAGAAGAAAGAGAGTAAATTTTACAAGCATGCCAACTTTTATTCTGTTGGACAAGTTTTGGATTGGCTAAAAAAATTGAAGTTCGAACACATTAATATTTATCAGACAATCTTCAAAATCCCAAAGAGAACAATTGCAATTGAGCCTGTTAAGGAAGGCTATGGAGACGGGGGTTTCGTTGTAATCGCCGCGCAGATAATGTCAAAAAAAGAATGA
- a CDS encoding iron-sulfur cluster assembly scaffold protein — translation MKDIKYFGKMDNPTSWAYVKGPCGDEMEFYLRIDNDIIEEVKFYTEGCIFTVACGAMTAHLALGKSIDGALSISPWTVINELEGIPKDHIHCSILAVTSLYRAITDYLLKE, via the coding sequence GTGAAAGATATAAAGTATTTTGGAAAGATGGATAATCCTACAAGCTGGGCATACGTTAAAGGTCCCTGTGGAGATGAAATGGAGTTTTATCTTCGTATTGATAATGACATAATAGAAGAGGTTAAATTTTATACAGAAGGTTGTATTTTTACTGTTGCCTGTGGTGCGATGACTGCACATTTAGCTCTGGGGAAATCAATTGACGGAGCATTAAGCATTTCTCCATGGACAGTAATCAATGAATTGGAAGGTATACCAAAAGACCATATCCACTGTTCCATTTTGGCTGTAACCAGTCTATACAGGGCCATTACGGATTACTTGCTGAAAGAATAA
- a CDS encoding DUF134 domain-containing protein encodes MTRPFKCRCIKSEPQIGYFKPRGIPLTSLEEVNLTLDEFEAIRLADLEGLYQEEAAEKMKVSRQTFGNIINSAHNKIAEAIINAKAIKIEGGVYKMTNMRKFKCSDCNHSWELPYGTGRPQVCPECKSKNIHRAEEDRGCARTNRSSGYGRGKCGRAIK; translated from the coding sequence ATGACAAGACCTTTTAAATGCAGGTGCATAAAAAGTGAACCTCAAATAGGCTATTTTAAACCGAGAGGTATTCCTTTGACAAGCCTTGAAGAGGTCAATTTAACGCTGGATGAATTTGAGGCAATAAGACTTGCTGACCTCGAAGGATTGTATCAAGAGGAAGCGGCAGAGAAAATGAAGGTTTCACGGCAAACCTTCGGTAATATCATAAATTCCGCGCACAATAAAATTGCCGAGGCAATAATAAACGCAAAGGCAATAAAAATAGAAGGAGGTGTATATAAAATGACAAACATGAGGAAATTTAAATGCAGTGACTGTAATCATTCATGGGAACTGCCATATGGGACCGGCAGACCGCAGGTATGTCCTGAATGCAAAAGCAAAAATATCCACAGGGCAGAAGAAGACAGAGGTTGTGCCAGAACGAATAGAAGCAGTGGTTATGGTCGAGGAAAATGTGGGAGGGCAATAAAATGA
- a CDS encoding DnaJ domain-containing protein codes for MADFKWINEARQTLGLDEYASLEEIKSAYRELALKYHPDGCVDKKKKECEEKFKKIASARDILMTYCAGYRYSFKEKDVKRNTMDKEVYEHLKRFYDGWLGDLDL; via the coding sequence ATGGCAGATTTTAAATGGATCAATGAAGCAAGGCAAACGTTAGGTTTAGACGAGTATGCGAGCCTGGAAGAGATAAAGTCGGCTTATAGAGAATTAGCTTTGAAGTATCACCCCGATGGTTGTGTGGATAAAAAGAAAAAGGAATGCGAGGAGAAGTTTAAAAAAATAGCTTCTGCCAGAGATATTCTTATGACTTATTGCGCAGGCTATAGATATTCTTTTAAGGAAAAGGATGTAAAAAGGAATACTATGGATAAAGAGGTTTACGAACATCTAAAACGGTTCTACGATGGATGGCTGGGCGATTTGGATTTATGA